The genomic window CTTCGGACGTGCCACCGACGTCGTAGCGGCGCTCCTCGGGACGGGGCTTGCGCGCGCGCTTCTGCTGGTCGTCGCGCTGCCCCCCGGTCTTCGACCGGGAGGTGCCCCCATCCGGCCCCCGGTAGTTACCGCGTCCGCTGCTGTTCCTGCCGCTGCTTCGCATCAAAGTTCCGTCGTCGTCGTGGCGTCATCGTCTGTGTCCGGAGCGTCCGGATCGAACGACGGAACGCCTTCCTGGGTCTCGGCCTCGATCGCGTCCGCCTCCGGGAGGAAGGGCGCGAGCTCCGGGAGCTCGTCCAGGCCGCGCAGGCCCATCCGCTCCAGGAAGTAGTTCGTCGTCCTGTACAGGATCGCACCTGTTTCGGGTTCCGTGCCCGCCTCGTCGACGAGACCGCGCTGGAGGAGGGTGCGCATGACGCCGTCGCAGTTCACTCCGCGCACGGCGGAGACGCGGGAACGGCTGACCGGCTGGCGGTACGCGACCACCGCCAGGGTCTCCAGCGCCGCCTGGGTGAGCCGGGCCTGCTGGCCGTCGAGAACGAAGCGCTCGACGGCGGCTGCGTGCTCGGGGCGGGTGTAGAAGCGCCAGCCGCCGGCGACGAGCCGCAGCTCGAAGCCGCGGCCCTGGACGGTGTACTCGTCGGCGAGCTCGCGCAGGGCGTCGGCGACCGCGCGGCGGGGCTGTTCGAGCACCTTGGCGAGGTGCTCCTCGGTGGCCGGCTCGTCGACGACCATGAGGACGGCTTCGAGGGCGGGCTTGAGCGCAGG from Streptomyces sp. FIT100 includes these protein-coding regions:
- the scpB gene encoding SMC-Scp complex subunit ScpB is translated as MSDDLKPALKPALEAVLMVVDEPATEEHLAKVLEQPRRAVADALRELADEYTVQGRGFELRLVAGGWRFYTRPEHAAAVERFVLDGQQARLTQAALETLAVVAYRQPVSRSRVSAVRGVNCDGVMRTLLQRGLVDEAGTEPETGAILYRTTNYFLERMGLRGLDELPELAPFLPEADAIEAETQEGVPSFDPDAPDTDDDATTTTEL